The genomic window ATATTTAGCACGTAAATCCATGATTGGTTTCATGTTAACCTCGTTAAAAGTAGTTAACATTGCAGTTTCATTCTTTACAGCAACTAAACGTTTTGCAACTGTTTTGCGTAATGGCGACATTTTTTCAGCACGCTCATTTCTTGAACCAGCAACTGGAGCTGGAGCAGCAGCGGCTTTTGGAGCTTCTGCCTTAGCAGCAGGTTTACCAGCTTGTGCATTGTTTGCATCTTCTTTGGTAATTCTGCCATCCACACCGGTACCTTTTACGCTACCCGCATCAATACCTTTTTCTGCTAAAATTTTACCTGCAGCTGGAGAAGGAGTTCCCGAAGCATAGCTATCTTTTGATTCTTTCTCGGCAACTGGAGCCGCAGCTTTATCTGCCGCAGGAGCTGCTTTCTCTTCCGCTTTCGGACTTTCGTTTTCAGTTTTAGGAGCAGCACCGCCTTCCTCAATGCTACAAACCACAGCACCAATTTCTAGCGTATCGCCTTCGCTAGCTACAATTTTTAAAGTTCCTGCTTTTTCTGCAGTAAGTTCGAAAGTTGCCTTGTCTGATTCTAGCTCAGCAATAATTTCGTCCATTTCTACAAATTCGCCATCGTTTTTAACCCAACGAGATAACACTACCTCGGTAATCGACTCGCCTACTGGCGGAACTTTGATTTCTAAACTCATATTAAATTATATGTTTTGTTTGGCGTTTGGCGATTAGAGAACATATTTTCAACGCTAATCGCTTAACGCTTATCGTTATTTACTATTTAATCTACCTTATCCTTCACTGCATTTTTAGCAGTTTTCTTTAGTGGTTCTTTAGCTACTTCTGCTACCGAAATTTCAAAAGCCTTAGCTACAATGTAAGCTTGTTGGTTAGTATGTTGTTTCATATAACCAGTTGCCGGGCTACTGCTTTCTTTTCTGGAAATCACATCAATATTGCTCAACGAAGTTTTTCTTAACCTGCGCAATAAATATGGCCATGCACCTTGGTTTTCTGGTTCTTCTTGTACCCAAACCACATCTTCAGCATTTTTGTATTTAGCTACAACAGCTTCCATTTGATCTACCG from Pedobacter sp. SL55 includes these protein-coding regions:
- the odhB gene encoding 2-oxoglutarate dehydrogenase complex dihydrolipoyllysine-residue succinyltransferase produces the protein MSLEIKVPPVGESITEVVLSRWVKNDGEFVEMDEIIAELESDKATFELTAEKAGTLKIVASEGDTLEIGAVVCSIEEGGAAPKTENESPKAEEKAAPAADKAAAPVAEKESKDSYASGTPSPAAGKILAEKGIDAGSVKGTGVDGRITKEDANNAQAGKPAAKAEAPKAAAAPAPVAGSRNERAEKMSPLRKTVAKRLVAVKNETAMLTTFNEVNMKPIMDLRAKYKDQFKEKHGVGLGFMSFFTKAVCEAAKDFPAVNARIDGEQIVYNDFVDVSIAVSAPKGLVVPIIRNAESMSLAQIEKTVIELATKARDSKLTIEEMTGGTFTITNGGVFGSMMSTPIINAPQSAILGMHNIIERPIAENKEVVIRPMMYIALSYDHRIIDGRESVGFLVRVKQLLEDPARLLLGV